ACAGAAAAAAGGCGATCGGAAGAACCACCAGCCCAAAGCGTTTCCGGAACACGAGGGCGTAAACAATCGCAGGCAACAACCACATCGCCAACGTACCTGGCTCGGGAAATACGCCGTGCATCCTGAAGTGCGGGCTGCCGTCCGGCGTTCTAAGGTAAGTCGTGAATATTCCCGTGTTGAAGCTGCCGTAGACCGTCTCAATCGGTTTCGTCGCCAGGTGCCCGGTAAACACGGCCCAGTACTCCACACAGGAGATCACTGAGGAGATCAACATGAAACGATAGAAGACCAGCCACGACGCCGCGAGGCTGTACGACGGCATGAAGGGTACCGACAAGGCTGCACACCACGGGAGCAGCATGCCCAGACGACCGAGGGCCTGAGAGTCCAGGCTTCGGAGAATGTTGATGGCGTAGCCCAACAGAACAAGACCAGCGGGGAGCAAGAAGAAGAAGAACACCGACTCAGAGACCCTTCGGTAATTTGCTCCCAGGATCATGATCAGGAACGCACTCAAGGCAATCGCGTTCGCGACGCGAGCGGTTCCACGCAACCCAAGGATGTCGGGCAGGAGCGATGTCTGGAATATCAACACGAGGAGCAGGAGCCACGACAGTGAGGGCGTCCACCATCTGTTCGGCTTCTTGGTCATCGCACTCAGTGCCTTGAGAGGCCGCTCTGCCGGAGCAGTGCCATCGGATCGGCGAATAGCCCGTGCCCGATTGCCAGACAGGCCCCCAGCAACTGGCGTTCCTGCCACAAGGCGAAGCCATACTTCACCGAGGTAATCGCCGTCCGTTCCCGATTCCGTCGCAGGCTCTCTCTCCCGAGCGTCAGGTGCTCCCGGGCATAGCGGAGAAGCGCCAGCGTGTCACGCGCCACATCGACCCGAAACTGCGATTTGCCCGTTAAGCTCGCCGATGACACGCGCCGGTCGCACAGGTACTCGCCAATCACGGCCACCCGGCCGTGGCGCAGAATGCGTAACCACAGTGCCAGGTCCTGGGCATACGGACATTCCATGGGGTACCCCCCGACGGCCGAAGCCACTGCCGCCCGGTACATTGCCGAGGAGTGGACGATCGGGTTTCCCCACCCGAACCACTCATAGAGGGCTTTCGGCTCGGTTGGCACTGTCCACCGGTCAACGAAGTGTCCGACTTCGTCGATATGGTGCGCCCAGGTGCCGACCAGAACGACGTCAGGCTGTTCATCCAGTAGCGCGACTTGTCTGGCGAGCCTCGCAGCGTGCGAGCGATCGTCGGCATCCAGCACTGCGATATACGTCCCCCGGACCAGATCAAATGCCAGCCTCAATGCTGCTGTCCGCCCGGCGTCCTTCGTCAACCAGGTCGTGCGAATCCGAGGATCTGTGTAGGACGCCACGATGGCTGGCGAATCATCCGTCGAACCGTTCTCGACAATGATCAACTCCCAGTCCTCAAAGGTCTGCTTGACGATGCTGTCGATCGCCTCCCGGATATACGGGGCGCCGTTGTGCACCGTCATCAACACCGACACGCGGGGCGGCTTAGTCATTGCGGTCCGGTCTGAATGTCGCGCTGGCAGCCAGGAGCGTGGCCAGCAACTCATCGTCGAATGAGGCAATCAGGCCATAGCCCGCATCGAGGAGTTTGTCGGTGCGGTAGTCCAGCGGGGCCGGTGCGCCACCAGGATCGACGGGGCCAAACGTCAAAGCCGGGCGGATTCCCAGCGCGTTGGCACTCACCCGCGCGACGCGGGCAGCAAGATCCCGCAGGGTCATGGAAGAAGATGCACCGAGATTGTATGTCCCGGGCGCAAGACTCGTGATCGAGGCGTGCAGCGCGCCGACGATGTCTGGCATGGGCACAAAATTGCGCCATGCAAGCCCCGAACTCCGTATGGTGATCTGTCTCCGGACGACGGTCTCCTTGCAAAGCTCATTCGCGATGATCTGCCAGCCGTCCGCGGAGGGCCCGGCCGGCGCGCCGAAGCCGTTCGCGAGGCGGAAGACGACGCAGTTGGGGTGTTGGGATTGCGCGTAGTCCTCGGCTGTTCGGTGCGTGATCGCGTAGTGCGAACGGGGCTTGGGCGGTGTCTCCTCCGTCACGCACCCGCTCGGGTTGTCGCCGTACACCTTGTAGGTCGACAGTTGGACAAATCGCGTCACGCCCGCGCCGGCAGCGGCTGACGCCAGGGCCAGTGTCCCACCCGCGTTGACCCGCAGCGCCTCGGCGGGGTCCAGACAACAGGCCCGCTCAGACATCGATGAGAGATTGATCACGGCGTCGACCCCGCGACATGCATCCGCCAGGCTTGCGGGCCGCCCGATGTCAGCGACACAGCCTTCGACCCCGGCCGGCCAGGCTCGCGCGATCCGGCTGGCCGCGCGAATCGTCACGCCGCCTCTCTCGAGAAGGAACCTGATCAGCCTCCCGCCGATCAGGCCGGACGCGCCGGTCACCAGTAGTCGCATAATCCGGTCGGAGTGGACGCTTGTCAGCCCGATCGAGCGCTCGAGACCTATTTGTGCTTGATGCCCCAGTCGTACGGGATACTCGGGTCGAACGGCGGTCTGCGCTCGAGCTCATCAGGATCGTGCGGCAAGGTGGCACAGTTGGCGACGATCGTCGAGTGACTGGCGATGCCCTTGAACCCGTTCCAGATGAGCGGGGGAACCGTGATGAGCTGATAGTTCCTCGGGGAGAGGAAGAACTCGTCAATCGATCCACGGGTCGGGCTGTCCGGGCGATCGTCGTACAGGACGAACTTGATCTCGCCAAAGACGACGGCGTAATTGAGCGTCATGCGTTTGTGCAGGTGCCAGGCCTTGATCGCACCCGGGTGCGTGCACGAGAAGTAGATCTCGCCAAACCTGGAGAAGACGGGTGAGTCCTCGCGCAGCATGTGCATGATGCTTCCGCGCTCGTCGAAGAACTGAGGCAACGGCGTGACGACTACTCCATCAATCATGTCCACTCCGGAAAGTAGTCGCGCAACTGTGCGAGCGTGACCGCCCTGGCCTCCTGGCCACCCAGCACCGCCTTGTACCAGCCGGCCGTCGCAGCCAGCGTCTTGTCGGGGCTCCACCTGGGCCGCCAGCCGAGCAGGTGGTGCGCCTTGTCGCAGTTGAGTTGAAGCAGTTGCGCCTCGTGGTGGCCAGGTTCTGCCTGCGTCGTGTCCGGGCGCTCCTGGCCGAGCGCTTGAGAAACCGCGACGGCCACGTCCTCGACTGTCCGGACATCAGAGCTCGACGGGCCGAAGTTCCAGGAGCCGCCATAGCTCGTGGGCTCGTCGCGGAGCCGGGCGGCCAGCAGCAGGTAACCCGAGATGGGCTCCAGCACGTGTTGCCAGGGACGGGTCGCCTGCGGATTGCGTAGTTGCACCCGGACGCCCATTCCTGCGGCCCTGACGCAGTCCGGCACGATACGGTCCGCCGCCCAGTCGCCCCCTCCGATCACGTTCCCTGCCCGAGCCGTGGCCGCACCCAGATTGGGCAGTAACGACAGGAAGGAACGCGCGTAGGCGGAAAATGCCACCTCGGCGGCGGCCTTCGAGGCGCTGTAGGGATCGTGCCCACCGAGGCGATCGTTCTCCCGATACCCCCACACCCATTCGACGTTCTCGTAACACTTGTCCGAGGTGATGAAGACGAGCGAACGCACGGAGTTGCAGTGCCTCACCGCCTCGAGCAGGTTGACCCCTCCCATGACGTTCGTACCGAAGGTCGTGACGGGGTCCTCGTACGATCTCCGCACGAGCGCCTGAGCAGCCAGGTGAAACACATACTCGGGCTGAAACGACTGGACCGCGGCCCGGATCGCGGGGGCGTCACGAATGTCGAGCACGACATGCTGGATGCTGT
This portion of the Acidobacteriota bacterium genome encodes:
- a CDS encoding glycosyltransferase; this translates as MTKPPRVSVLMTVHNGAPYIREAIDSIVKQTFEDWELIIVENGSTDDSPAIVASYTDPRIRTTWLTKDAGRTAALRLAFDLVRGTYIAVLDADDRSHAARLARQVALLDEQPDVVLVGTWAHHIDEVGHFVDRWTVPTEPKALYEWFGWGNPIVHSSAMYRAAVASAVGGYPMECPYAQDLALWLRILRHGRVAVIGEYLCDRRVSSASLTGKSQFRVDVARDTLALLRYAREHLTLGRESLRRNRERTAITSVKYGFALWQERQLLGACLAIGHGLFADPMALLRQSGLSRH
- a CDS encoding SDR family oxidoreductase: MRLLVTGASGLIGGRLIRFLLERGGVTIRAASRIARAWPAGVEGCVADIGRPASLADACRGVDAVINLSSMSERACCLDPAEALRVNAGGTLALASAAAGAGVTRFVQLSTYKVYGDNPSGCVTEETPPKPRSHYAITHRTAEDYAQSQHPNCVVFRLANGFGAPAGPSADGWQIIANELCKETVVRRQITIRSSGLAWRNFVPMPDIVGALHASITSLAPGTYNLGASSSMTLRDLAARVARVSANALGIRPALTFGPVDPGGAPAPLDYRTDKLLDAGYGLIASFDDELLATLLAASATFRPDRND
- a CDS encoding dTDP-4-dehydrorhamnose 3,5-epimerase family protein, whose product is MIDGVVVTPLPQFFDERGSIMHMLREDSPVFSRFGEIYFSCTHPGAIKAWHLHKRMTLNYAVVFGEIKFVLYDDRPDSPTRGSIDEFFLSPRNYQLITVPPLIWNGFKGIASHSTIVANCATLPHDPDELERRPPFDPSIPYDWGIKHK
- the rfbG gene encoding CDP-glucose 4,6-dehydratase encodes the protein MRDVLASFSGRRVLVTGHTGFKGSWLAFLLKELGADVMGCALPPEPRPSHFELLHLEDSIQHVVLDIRDAPAIRAAVQSFQPEYVFHLAAQALVRRSYEDPVTTFGTNVMGGVNLLEAVRHCNSVRSLVFITSDKCYENVEWVWGYRENDRLGGHDPYSASKAAAEVAFSAYARSFLSLLPNLGAATARAGNVIGGGDWAADRIVPDCVRAAGMGVRVQLRNPQATRPWQHVLEPISGYLLLAARLRDEPTSYGGSWNFGPSSSDVRTVEDVAVAVSQALGQERPDTTQAEPGHHEAQLLQLNCDKAHHLLGWRPRWSPDKTLAATAGWYKAVLGGQEARAVTLAQLRDYFPEWT